The DNA sequence GTCTGGTGCATACCAAACTGCATTTTCGTTTCTTAGTGCTTTAATCATCCCGCGTACATCGGTACGGTCCACTAAGTATTTATTTGATCGGGTGCGCCCATGGTATTGAAAATACTCATACACTGAATTTTTGTTGGGGCGATAAATTCCCACGCCTGGGTCAATAGTGCCATAGGCTCTGGCGTGGCTCTCTAATGTCCAAAAGTGAGCACTTACTAATAAAATCCCACCGGGTTGTTTTCTGGCTTGTTCTAAATGCGCTAAACCTTCAATTGTAAAGTGTTTGGCAAAGCGCCATTGCGGCCAAAACCAAGCATTTGAAGTATCGAGTACCGAGTGTCCCAAATGTTGAAAACATTGGTCTACAATTTGTTGGCGCTGCGCGGTCGTTTTTTCCGGGAAACAAATTTCTAAATTTCTACGGGCGATATGCACCCGTGATTTTAACAAGCGTTTGGCTAAATGACCGATACCTATCGCTAAATAGTGTTGTACTCGGTAGGGCAATAAACTGATTGTGAACATAAACCCAATCAGCAGCCAAGCTCCCCAGTTTTTAGGGTGAAACGATGAGGCCGAGAGTTTAGGAGGAGATATTTTCGCCATATTTAACTTGTTGTTCCGAGTAATGATAAAAGTCTACCGCATTTTCAACAATTATGCCGCAGACCGAATATTTAACTATGATAAACTGCTATTAATTAATTTTCGATGAGAGTGAACAATGCGAATTACCCTCCCTGAGTTTTCCCAAGCTAAGGTGTTAGTTGTTGGTGACGTAATGTTAGACCGATACTGGCATGGACCCACTGGACGAATTTCTCCAGAGGCTCCTGTTCCAGTGGTTAAAGTAGAGCAAATTGAAGAACGCCCTGGTGGCGCGGCTAACGTAGCCTTAAATGCCGTTGCCTTAGGGGCTAGTTCTACACTGTTGGGTATGAGTGGTGAAGATGAAGCGGGTATTGCTTTAGAAAACCAATTGGCAACGGTTGGGGTTGCTTGCCAATTTACCAAGTTTGCTGATTACCCCACTATCACTAAGCTTCGGGTATTAAGCCGCCATCAGCAGCTGATTCGCTTAGACTTCGAAGAAAGCTTTCAAGATGTTGATAGTAAAGACTTAACAGCAAGTTTTGCTCAGCATATTAAACAGCATCAAGTGGTAATATTATCTGACTACAACAAAGGTGCGCTTAACCAAGTTGGTGATTTAATCGCATTGGCGCGCGAAGCGGGCGTACCAGTGTTGGTTGACCCAAAAGGTAGTGCTTTTGATAAATACCGCGGAGCCACTTTGCTTACGCCAAACTTCTCCGAGTTTGAAGCGGTGGTGGGCCACTGTAAAGATGATGACGAAATTATCTCTAAAGGCCTCGCGCTGATTGAACAGTTAGACCTTGAAGCCTTGCTAGTGACACGCAGTGAACACGGTATGACCTTAATACGTAAGGGCC is a window from the Agarivorans sp. TSD2052 genome containing:
- the lpxL gene encoding LpxL/LpxP family Kdo(2)-lipid IV(A) lauroyl/palmitoleoyl acyltransferase; amino-acid sequence: MAKISPPKLSASSFHPKNWGAWLLIGFMFTISLLPYRVQHYLAIGIGHLAKRLLKSRVHIARRNLEICFPEKTTAQRQQIVDQCFQHLGHSVLDTSNAWFWPQWRFAKHFTIEGLAHLEQARKQPGGILLVSAHFWTLESHARAYGTIDPGVGIYRPNKNSVYEYFQYHGRTRSNKYLVDRTDVRGMIKALRNENAVWYAPDHDYGTHAAVFVPFFAQPKAATITGTATLAKVKNVQILPTYALRNADGSGFTLMIEPAVENYPCGDDEADARTINQIIEQAILKAPEQYMWIHRRFKSRPAGEKGLY
- the hldE gene encoding bifunctional D-glycero-beta-D-manno-heptose-7-phosphate kinase/D-glycero-beta-D-manno-heptose 1-phosphate adenylyltransferase HldE; amino-acid sequence: MRITLPEFSQAKVLVVGDVMLDRYWHGPTGRISPEAPVPVVKVEQIEERPGGAANVALNAVALGASSTLLGMSGEDEAGIALENQLATVGVACQFTKFADYPTITKLRVLSRHQQLIRLDFEESFQDVDSKDLTASFAQHIKQHQVVILSDYNKGALNQVGDLIALAREAGVPVLVDPKGSAFDKYRGATLLTPNFSEFEAVVGHCKDDDEIISKGLALIEQLDLEALLVTRSEHGMTLIRKGQPELHLAALAQEVYDVTGAGDTVISTLASSLAAGASLDDACALANAAAGIVVGKLGTSTVSTIELANAVYGHQETGFGVLSEQQLKYALEAAKRRGETVVLTNGCFDILHAGHVSYLNHAGTLGDRLIVAVNSDDSVKRLKGEGRPVNSVDRRMAVLAGLGAVDWVVDFSEDTPQRLIANLLPDLLVKGGDYKPEDIAGGAEVIANGGEVRVLNFEDGCSTSEIIRSIRQNQID